One genomic window of Candidatus Melainabacteria bacterium includes the following:
- a CDS encoding hydrogenase iron-sulfur subunit has product MCERSADVNDLLDADGKVKGVDGLHVVKLPCSGMVQPNMIETALKAGAAGVVVCGCQIGDCYYREGNKMIRERLLGNRVPTLKKATDRRRILALWLSRPQKDRFLADTAEFVKFVASLPAPEVAAPAAAKPAPAAKAAEKPAETKAETAEAKAAEDGKDAKAEVPPVQENKGPIEDTSSEAKS; this is encoded by the coding sequence ATGTGCGAACGCTCAGCAGACGTGAATGACTTACTTGATGCCGACGGTAAGGTCAAAGGCGTTGATGGACTGCACGTCGTTAAGCTTCCCTGCAGTGGAATGGTTCAGCCCAACATGATTGAGACTGCCCTCAAGGCAGGGGCGGCTGGGGTCGTAGTATGCGGCTGCCAGATTGGAGACTGCTATTACCGCGAAGGTAATAAGATGATCCGCGAAAGACTGCTCGGCAATCGCGTGCCTACTCTCAAGAAGGCTACGGATCGTCGGCGCATTCTCGCGCTCTGGTTGTCTCGTCCGCAGAAGGATCGTTTCCTCGCTGATACGGCTGAATTTGTCAAATTCGTAGCTTCTCTGCCTGCGCCAGAGGTTGCGGCCCCGGCTGCGGCAAAGCCGGCTCCGGCAGCCAAGGCAGCTGAAAAGCCCGCTGAAACTAAAGCTGAAACAGCTGAAGCGAAAGCAGCAGAAGACGGCAAGGACGCGAAAGCCGAAGTGCCGCCAGTTCAGGAAAACAAAGGACCGATTGAAGACACGAGCAGTGAAGCTAAATCCTGA
- a CDS encoding tetratricopeptide repeat protein → MNIATLETTESSTLFGEMPALEQHLKSKPADVERLIMRGDTFLAFGRYEDALKDFNSAIQIDPNNAKAYASRAVVFIRTDNFDNAFDDLKKQIMLDKNDAMGYCNRGALFVVVKRFDRAIADLCEAIRLDPKCAPAFANLGEIYYKLDRYADAVECCTKALELFPASGESHFYRGKALEALGLIAEAQDDLDRAIAIGYTPGTIESYYRSN, encoded by the coding sequence ATGAACATTGCAACACTGGAAACAACTGAATCCTCCACGCTTTTTGGCGAAATGCCCGCGCTGGAGCAACATCTCAAATCTAAGCCCGCTGATGTTGAGCGTCTGATCATGCGCGGCGATACGTTTCTAGCCTTCGGTCGCTACGAAGATGCGCTAAAAGATTTCAATTCGGCAATTCAAATCGATCCCAACAACGCCAAAGCATATGCATCGCGCGCTGTCGTTTTCATTCGCACAGACAACTTCGACAATGCTTTTGATGATTTGAAGAAGCAGATTATGTTGGACAAGAACGATGCAATGGGTTACTGCAATCGTGGCGCACTTTTCGTTGTTGTGAAGCGCTTTGACCGCGCTATTGCCGACTTGTGCGAAGCAATTCGCCTCGACCCTAAATGCGCTCCTGCTTTTGCAAATCTGGGCGAAATCTATTACAAGCTCGACCGTTATGCTGATGCTGTGGAATGTTGCACGAAGGCTTTAGAGCTCTTTCCTGCCTCCGGTGAATCGCATTTTTATCGTGGCAAGGCGTTGGAAGCCCTCGGTCTAATTGCCGAAGCTCAGGACGACCTGGACCGCGCTATTGCCATCGGTTACACGCCCGGCACAATCGAGTCTTATTACCGCTCAAACTAA
- a CDS encoding GNAT family N-acetyltransferase: MKGGTLVEHMFSLRKVMQAVVTDFRAEDRSRWTELWTAYLRFYKTNLPADVFDSTWERMLSKSGTLRGAGVRATESGPLLGIVHYLMHESAWTSKQMCYLQDLFVDADVRGQGLARLLIETVAQRAKDLDCYRCYWLTQESNAQARILYDKVGRLSGFVRYDFDYARSNSSPAPR; encoded by the coding sequence TTGAAAGGCGGTACTCTAGTTGAACATATGTTCTCGCTGAGGAAAGTCATGCAAGCAGTAGTCACCGATTTTCGCGCCGAAGACCGTAGCCGTTGGACTGAACTCTGGACGGCCTATTTGCGGTTCTACAAAACAAATCTGCCGGCGGATGTTTTTGATTCCACCTGGGAACGCATGCTGAGCAAGTCAGGCACTCTTCGTGGCGCCGGGGTGCGTGCGACTGAATCGGGACCGTTACTCGGAATCGTTCATTACCTGATGCACGAGTCAGCCTGGACGTCAAAGCAAATGTGTTATCTGCAAGACTTGTTTGTCGATGCCGACGTTCGAGGGCAGGGTCTCGCGCGTCTGCTCATCGAAACGGTTGCGCAACGCGCCAAGGATTTAGATTGCTACAGGTGCTACTGGTTGACGCAAGAGAGCAATGCCCAGGCACGAATTCTCTATGACAAAGTCGGAAGACTGAGTGGTTTTGTGCGCTATGACTTCGATTATGCTCGCTCGAACAGCTCGCCGGCTCCGCGTTAA